One part of the Rutidosis leptorrhynchoides isolate AG116_Rl617_1_P2 chromosome 1, CSIRO_AGI_Rlap_v1, whole genome shotgun sequence genome encodes these proteins:
- the LOC139862151 gene encoding serine/threonine-protein kinase AFC3 isoform X1: MISIDSSQVIMIDEKEQQHHTKRRRLTWDVAACPSEQQQVEIRQPHRHISPPKREDDREGHYTYTLGENLTPRYKILSKMGEGTFGRVLECWDRENREYVAIKVVRSIRKYRDAAMIEVDVLKKLAKNDKGRSHCVQIRNWFDYRNHICIVFEKLGPSLFDFLKRNKYCPFPVDLVREIGRQLLESVAYMHSLGLIHTDLKPENILLVSADYLKLPGCKRTSQGETVFRCLPKSSEIKLIDFGSTAYDNQYHSSIVSTRHYRAPEVILGLGWSYPCDMWSVGCILVELCSGEALFQTHENLEHLAMMERVLGALPDHMIRKANRGAEKYFRRSRLNWPEGAVSRESIRAVRKLDRLKNMISQCVSVGGSRSLIVDLLYGLLKFDPAERITAREALDHPFFRNCTA; encoded by the exons ATGATTTCGATTGATTCTTCACAAGTTATAATGATTGACGAAAAGGAGCAACAACATCACACCAAACGACGGCGTCTTACATGGGATGTAGCTGCATGTCCATCAGAACAACAACAA GTTGAAATACGGCAGCCGCATCGTCATATTTCGCCCCCTAAAAGAGAAGATGATCGTGAGGGCCATTATACGTATACTTTAGGGGAGAATTTAACTCCAAGAT ATAAGATACTGAGCAAGATGGGTGAAG GCACATTTGGTCGAGTTTTGGAATGTTGGGATCGTGAAAATCGAGAATATGTAGCAATCAAGGTAGTCCGAAGCATAAGAAAATATCGTGATGCAGCGATGATCGAAGTTGATGTACTGAAAAAACTTGCCAAGAATGACAAAGGCAGATCACA CTGCGTGCAAATCCGGAACTGGTTTGATTATCGCAATCATATTTGCATA GTTTTTGAGAAGCTTGGACCAAGTTTATTTGATTTTCTAAAGAGAAATAAATACTGCCCATTCCCTGTGGATCTTGTTCGGGAAATTGGACGTCAGCTTTTGGAATCTGTAGCAT ATATGCATAGTTTAGGCTTAATCCATACTGATCTGAAGCCGGAAAATATACTTCTTGTATCTGCTGATTACTTGAAGCTACCTGGCTGCAAG AGGACTTCACAGGGTGAAACGGTATTTAGGTGCTTGCCAAAGTCGAGTGAGATTAAGTTGATTGATTTTGGTAGTACTGCTTATGATAATCAATATCATAGCTCCATTGTTTCTACAAGACACTATCGAGCACCTGAAGTTATTCTAG GGCTTGGTTGGAGCTATCCATGTGATATGTGGAGCGTTGGGTGTATACTTGTTGAACTATGCTCG GGTGAAGCTTTGTTTCAGACTCATGAAAACTTGGAACATTTGGCAATGATGGAGAGAGTATTGGGAGCTTTACCTGACCACATGATTCGAAAAGCAAA CCGGGGTGCGGAAAAATACTTCAGACGATCAAGATTAAACTGGCCAGAAGGCGCCGTTTCTAGGGAGAGTATTAGAGCTGTGAGGAAGTTAGACCGACTCAAG AATATGATATCACAGTGTGTTTCAGTTGGAGGATCAAGATCATTAATTGTTGATCTACTGTACGGGTTATTAAAGTTTGATCCTGCAGAGCGTATTACCGCTCGAGAAGCTCTTGATCACCCGTTCTTCAGAAACTGCACAGCATAA
- the LOC139862151 gene encoding serine/threonine-protein kinase AFC3 isoform X2: MISIDSSQVIMIDEKEQQHHTKRRRLTWDVAACPSEQQQVEIRQPHRHISPPKREDDREGHYTYTLGENLTPRYKILSKMGEGTFGRVLECWDRENREYVAIKVVRSIRKYRDAAMIEVDVLKKLAKNDKGRSHCVQIRNWFDYRNHICIVFEKLGPSLFDFLKRNKYCPFPVDLVREIGRQLLESVAYMHSLGLIHTDLKPENILLVSADYLKLPGCKRTSQGETVFRCLPKSSEIKLIDFGSTAYDNQYHSSIVSTRHYRAPEVILGLGWSYPCDMWSVGCILVELCSGEALFQTHENLEHLAMMERVLGALPDHMIRKANRGAEKYFRRSRLNWPEGAVSRESIRAVRKLDRLKNMISQCVSVGGSRSLIVDLLYGLLKFDPAERITAREALDHPFFRNCTA; encoded by the exons ATGATTTCGATTGATTCTTCACAAGTTATAATGATTGACGAAAAGGAGCAACAACATCACACCAAACGACGGCGTCTTACATGGGATGTAGCTGCATGTCCATCAGAACAACAACAA GTTGAAATACGGCAGCCGCATCGTCATATTTCGCCCCCTAAAAGAGAAGATGATCGTGAGGGCCATTATACGTATACTTTAGGGGAGAATTTAACTCCAAGAT ATAAGATACTGAGCAAGATGGGTGAAG GCACATTTGGTCGAGTTTTGGAATGTTGGGATCGTGAAAATCGAGAATATGTAGCAATCAAGGTAGTCCGAAGCATAAGAAAATATCGTGATGCAGCGATGATCGAAGTTGATGTACTGAAAAAACTTGCCAAGAATGACAAAGGCAGATCACA CTGCGTGCAAATCCGGAACTGGTTTGATTATCGCAATCATATTTGCATA GTTTTTGAGAAGCTTGGACCAAGTTTATTTGATTTTCTAAAGAGAAATAAATACTGCCCATTCCCTGTGGATCTTGTTCGGGAAATTGGACGTCAGCTTTTGGAATCTGTAGCAT ATATGCATAGTTTAGGCTTAATCCATACTGATCTGAAGCCGGAAAATATACTTCTTGTATCTGCTGATTACTTGAAGCTACCTGGCTGCAAG AGGACTTCACAGGGTGAAACGGTATTTAGGTGCTTGCCAAAGTCGAGTGAGATTAAGTTGATTGATTTTGGTAGTACTGCTTATGATAATCAATATCATAGCTCCATTGTTTCTACAAGACACTATCGAGCACCTGAAGTTATTCTAG GGCTTGGTTGGAGCTATCCATGTGATATGTGGAGCGTTGGGTGTATACTTGTTGAACTATGCTCG GGTGAAGCTTTGTTTCAGACTCATGAAAACTTGGAACATTTGGCAATGATGGAGAGAGTATTGGGAGCTTTACCTGACCACATGATTCGAAAAGCAAA CCGGGGTGCGGAAAAATACTTCAGACGATCAAGATTAAACTGGCCAGAAGGCGCCGTTTCTAGGGAGAGTATTAGAGCTGTGAGGAAGTTAGACCGACTCAAG AATATGATATCACAGTGTGTTTCAGTTGGAGGATCAAGATCATTAATTGTTGATCTACTGTACGGGTTATTAAAGTTTGATCCTGCAGAGCGTATTACCGCTCGAGAAGCTCTTGATCACCCGTTCTTCAGAAACTGCACAGCATA A
- the LOC139862163 gene encoding soluble inorganic pyrophosphatase 1, translating to MSEQKRPTPRLNERILSSLSRRSAAAHPWHDLEIGPGAPQVVNVVIEITKGSKVKYELDKKTGLIKVDRILYSSVVYPHNYGFIPRTLCEDNDPMDVLVLMQEPVLPGCFLRARAIGLMPMIDQGEKDDKIIAVCADDPEYRHYTDISQLPPHRLAEIRRFFEDYKKNENKEVEVDEFLPSATAHDAIQYSMDLYGEYIMQTLRN from the exons ATGAGTGAACAGAAGCGACCAACTCCCCGTTTGAATGAAAGGATCTTGTCGTCTTTATCAAGGAGATCAGCCGCTGCTCATCCTTGGCATGATCTTGAAATCG GACCTGGAGCACCCCAAGTTGTGAATGTG gtTATTGAGATCACAAAAGGAAGTAAAGTGAAATATGAACTAGATAAGAAAACTGGACTCATTAAG GTTGATCGCATCTTATATTCATCAGTCGTTTACCCTCATAACTATGGGTTCATTCCTCGTACGCTATGTGAAGATAATGACCCTATGGATGTTCTAGTCCTAATGCAG GAACCAGTGCTACCTGGATGTTTTCTTAGAGCCAGAGCAATTGGATTGATGCCTATGATTGATCAG GGAGAAAAAGATGACAAGATTATTGCAGTATGCGCTGATGATCCAGAGTACCGACACTACACTGATATAAGCCAGCTACCCCCTCATCGTCTGGCTGAGATTCGTCGGTTTTTTGAAGATT ACAAGAAGAATGAGAACAAAGAGGTTGAAGTTGATGAGTTTCTGCCTTCAGCAACTGCTCATGATGCCATCCAATACTCCAT GGATCTTTATGGCGAGTACATCATGCAGACTTTGAGGAACTAA